One genomic segment of Dehalogenimonas alkenigignens includes these proteins:
- a CDS encoding sulfide/dihydroorotate dehydrogenase-like FAD/NAD-binding protein, translating to MFPIVATEELVPRVRLYRIHAPRVARKAAAGQFVILRVDAHGERIPLTIADWDAAEGTVSVVFMEVGTTTTRLARLKPGDVIADLCGPLGNPTEVENFGTVCLMAGGFATATIMPIARAMKAAGNRVIIVVGARNKDLLFWRERLAENSDELIITTDDGSAGRKGVVTEPVKERLERGERIDRVIAIGPSIMMKFSSLTTKPFGVKTIVSMNPIMVDGTGMCGCCRVSVAGQTRFACVDGPEFDAHAIDWDNFMARQRTYIDEEKRSLEICRCPTA from the coding sequence TTGTTCCCCATCGTTGCCACTGAAGAGTTGGTGCCGCGGGTACGCCTGTACCGCATTCATGCGCCTCGGGTGGCCAGGAAGGCTGCCGCCGGGCAGTTCGTCATTCTGCGGGTCGACGCGCACGGCGAACGCATTCCGCTGACTATCGCCGATTGGGACGCCGCCGAAGGCACAGTTTCGGTAGTATTCATGGAGGTTGGCACCACAACCACCAGACTGGCTCGCCTGAAGCCCGGCGATGTCATTGCCGACCTCTGCGGTCCGCTGGGCAATCCTACCGAGGTAGAAAACTTCGGCACCGTCTGCCTGATGGCCGGAGGATTCGCCACCGCCACCATCATGCCCATCGCCCGGGCGATGAAAGCGGCCGGCAACCGGGTGATCATCGTCGTCGGCGCCCGCAACAAAGATCTCCTTTTCTGGCGCGAGCGGCTCGCTGAAAACTCGGATGAACTGATTATCACCACCGATGACGGTTCCGCCGGACGCAAGGGGGTGGTCACCGAACCGGTCAAGGAAAGATTGGAACGCGGCGAGCGGATCGACCGCGTCATTGCCATCGGTCCCAGCATCATGATGAAATTCTCCTCATTGACCACCAAACCCTTCGGCGTCAAGACCATCGTTTCCATGAACCCGATCATGGTGGACGGTACCGGCATGTGCGGCTGCTGCCGCGTTTCGGTTGCCGGGCAGACCAGGTTCGCCTGCGTCGACGGCCCGGAGTTCGACGCCCACGCCATCGACTGGGACAATTTCATGGCCCGTCAGCGAACCTATATCGATGAAGAGAAGCGGTCGCTGGAAATTTGCCGGTGCCCGACTGCCTGA
- a CDS encoding nuclear transport factor 2 family protein → MRADNETRSIINALLEQTKAAFEARNADALIKLTTDDPNMLNIGIAKDELSVGPGQLKERMQKHFAMADTITLKYGYTTIKSNGNVAWVSSHLWETLVKGTRKLLLDMRMTAVAEKINDKWGWSEMHWSMPVEVAMPEPTAEEKAAEEAAAKAAKEAEEAKKKAEEEKRKAELKADEPPTDQSFFDYY, encoded by the coding sequence GTGAGAGCCGACAATGAGACAAGATCCATCATCAACGCCCTGCTGGAACAAACCAAAGCGGCTTTTGAAGCCAGAAACGCCGACGCGCTGATCAAATTGACCACCGACGATCCGAACATGCTGAACATCGGCATTGCCAAAGATGAATTGTCGGTCGGGCCGGGGCAGCTCAAAGAGCGGATGCAGAAGCATTTCGCCATGGCCGATACCATCACCCTGAAGTACGGCTACACTACCATCAAGTCCAACGGCAACGTCGCCTGGGTGTCCAGCCACCTCTGGGAAACCCTGGTGAAAGGCACGCGCAAGCTGCTCCTGGATATGCGCATGACCGCCGTCGCCGAGAAGATCAATGACAAATGGGGCTGGAGCGAAATGCACTGGTCAATGCCGGTCGAGGTCGCCATGCCGGAGCCCACGGCCGAGGAAAAAGCCGCCGAAGAAGCGGCTGCCAAAGCCGCCAAAGAGGCTGAGGAAGCCAAGAAGAAAGCCGAAGAAGAGAAGCGCAAAGCCGAACTCAAGGCCGATGAACCGCCGACCGACCAGTCATTCTTTGACTACTACTAG
- a CDS encoding Rieske (2Fe-2S) protein: MAYFKTFKAADLSAGKMTRIEINKREILIAGIGGQFYATDDRCGHMNGSLSMGRLEGKVVECPLHRARYDITSGKCVQLPQMGNLENMFIAASGKTRMVAAIDTLDLRTYRTRVEDGFVMVEIPDCDG, from the coding sequence ATGGCGTATTTCAAGACTTTCAAGGCTGCAGATTTATCTGCTGGCAAGATGACCCGGATCGAGATAAACAAGAGGGAAATTCTGATTGCCGGCATCGGCGGCCAATTCTATGCTACTGACGACCGCTGCGGCCATATGAACGGTTCGCTGTCGATGGGACGGCTTGAGGGTAAAGTCGTTGAATGCCCGCTGCACCGCGCCAGATACGATATCACCAGCGGCAAATGTGTCCAGCTGCCCCAGATGGGGAACCTGGAAAATATGTTTATTGCTGCTTCCGGCAAAACCAGGATGGTCGCAGCCATCGACACGCTTGACCTCCGGACATACCGTACCAGGGTCGAGGACGGTTTCGTGATGGTTGAAATACCTGACTGCGACGGTTGA
- a CDS encoding reductive dehalogenase has protein sequence MNKYHSTMSRRDFMKALGVAGGAMAAAPAFADLDEMAAKDGLYTKRPWWIKTREHLEMTTEVDWDEMQRYSENDTMRGTKASGYRLSLYDQAEWDRRSALKKEEETKFLKEDKPGFTLKDLAYSSNVGSNQSVSQSFLGAQKATLPEARGVSKWQGSPEEAASLLRTFMRSVGAMSIGFIELEEGKTKKLIYDFEGGGKIRNVWEDTDKASIRTLANGYQDNVIPNSFKYAIEIINQESINLFKVNPTLLMSQIRYGRNANTQAATMEFIRSLGYQAVGQYSINTIGIAPALATVSGRGEMGRMNRLITPEHGPIVGAFTMLTNLPLAPDKPIDAGYLNFCKTCMKCAETCGEGAISIEKEPYWETIGGWNNAGHKAWFEDSRKCAAFRALPNACTSGKCLAVCTFSKDHLSGIHEVVQATLANTSLFNGFFKQMDDVFYHDGLHAPEKFWDIELPTYAIDSTINGRDTHS, from the coding sequence ATGAACAAGTACCACAGCACCATGTCTCGCCGCGACTTTATGAAAGCACTCGGAGTCGCCGGCGGCGCCATGGCCGCGGCACCTGCCTTTGCCGATCTGGATGAAATGGCAGCCAAAGACGGCCTTTACACCAAGCGGCCGTGGTGGATCAAGACCCGCGAACACCTCGAAATGACCACCGAAGTCGATTGGGACGAGATGCAGCGCTACTCAGAGAACGACACCATGCGCGGCACTAAGGCCAGCGGGTACCGGTTGTCGCTCTATGACCAGGCTGAATGGGACCGCCGCTCCGCCCTGAAAAAGGAAGAGGAGACCAAGTTCCTCAAGGAAGACAAACCCGGCTTTACCCTGAAAGACCTGGCTTACTCATCCAACGTCGGCAGCAACCAGTCGGTCAGCCAGAGTTTCCTGGGCGCTCAGAAGGCTACCCTCCCGGAGGCCCGCGGTGTTTCAAAGTGGCAGGGCTCACCTGAGGAAGCCGCCTCTCTACTCCGCACCTTCATGCGCAGCGTCGGCGCCATGAGCATAGGTTTCATCGAACTGGAAGAGGGCAAAACCAAGAAACTGATCTATGATTTCGAAGGCGGCGGCAAGATCCGCAACGTCTGGGAGGATACCGACAAGGCGTCCATCCGCACCCTGGCCAACGGGTACCAGGACAACGTCATTCCCAACTCTTTCAAATATGCCATCGAAATCATCAACCAGGAGTCCATCAACCTCTTCAAGGTCAACCCGACGCTCCTGATGTCACAGATCCGCTACGGCCGCAACGCCAACACCCAAGCAGCCACCATGGAGTTCATCCGCAGCCTCGGCTACCAGGCCGTCGGCCAGTATTCAATCAACACCATCGGTATCGCCCCGGCGCTGGCCACCGTCTCCGGCCGCGGCGAGATGGGCCGCATGAACCGCCTTATCACCCCGGAGCACGGCCCCATCGTCGGCGCCTTCACCATGCTGACCAACCTGCCGCTGGCGCCGGACAAGCCTATCGACGCCGGCTATCTCAACTTCTGCAAGACCTGCATGAAATGCGCCGAGACCTGCGGCGAGGGCGCCATCTCCATCGAGAAGGAACCCTACTGGGAGACTATCGGCGGCTGGAACAACGCCGGCCACAAGGCCTGGTTCGAAGATTCCCGCAAGTGCGCCGCCTTCCGTGCCCTACCAAACGCCTGCACTTCAGGCAAATGCCTGGCAGTCTGCACCTTCTCCAAGGACCACCTGTCCGGTATTCACGAAGTGGTTCAGGCGACGCTGGCCAACACCTCGCTGTTCAACGGCTTCTTCAAGCAGATGGACGACGTCTTCTATCACGACGGCCTGCATGCCCCGGAGAAGTTCTGGGACATCGAGCTGCCGACCTACGCCATCGACTCGACGATCAACGGCCGCGACACCCACTCCTAA
- a CDS encoding ATP-dependent Clp protease ATP-binding subunit: protein MASRFDKFSERARRVLTYAQEEAQQLNHNYIGTEHILLGMVREEDGVAARVLINLDVNLAKLRSAVEFVIGRGEKPSAGETGLTSRAKKVIELAIDEARSLGHNYIGTEHLLLGLLREGEGVAAGVLDSFGINVERVRAEIAKVLAQGATSRGPAPVKAGKAPGKTPNLDSVSVDLTAAARAGKLDPVVGRVKEIERVIQILSRRTKNNPALIGEPGVGKTAIVEGLAHRIVASDVPETLEGKRLVSLDIASLVAGTKYRGEFEERLKKIIEELRSVGNIIIFIDEFHTMVGAGAAEGAVDAANILKPSLARGEIQVIGATTLDDYRKHVERDAALERRFQPVLVEEPSLEDTIEILRGIRSRYEEHHRLEITDDALQAAANLSARYISDRFMPDKAIDIIDEAASRVRIRHRTKPMPLKDLKKAEDSYRRDKEAALATQQYDYAAELREREYQIAEKRRKMEEEWQQEQGATKPKVSKEDIADVVSMWTGVPLLQLTGDETERLLHMEEALHQRIVGQDEAIVTIAKAVRRARAGLKDPRRPIGNFVFLGPTGVGKTELARALAQFMFGSEDNLIRIDMSEFMEKFAVSRLVGAPPGYVGFEEGGQLTEAVRRKGYSLVLLDEIEKAHPDVFNILLQIFDDGHLTDAKGRRVDFRNTIIIMTSNIGADLIRKGTGAIGFTTTSDAAKAVDIGYERMKDKLLAEVKKSFRPEFLNRIDSTVVFHSLTRDEIRKIVDLQLVSVTKQLKEKGIAIEITEPAKDVLGKKGYDEVYGARPLRRVIQNLIEDRLSEDLLRGVFASGDTITIDAAGEAEELAFSVRHPELPPPAVEEQPALAAGGNGV from the coding sequence GCAGGAAGAGGCCCAGCAGCTCAACCATAATTATATTGGCACCGAGCACATCCTCCTGGGTATGGTCCGCGAGGAAGACGGCGTCGCCGCCCGCGTCCTGATCAACCTGGACGTCAACCTGGCCAAACTCAGGAGCGCCGTGGAGTTCGTCATCGGCCGCGGCGAGAAACCCTCCGCCGGCGAAACCGGCCTGACCTCCCGCGCCAAAAAGGTCATTGAGCTGGCGATTGACGAAGCCCGCAGCCTGGGGCACAACTACATCGGCACCGAACACCTGCTGCTCGGTCTGCTGCGCGAGGGCGAAGGCGTCGCCGCCGGCGTCCTGGACAGCTTCGGCATCAACGTCGAACGCGTCCGTGCCGAAATCGCCAAGGTCCTGGCTCAGGGCGCCACCTCCCGCGGCCCGGCGCCGGTCAAGGCCGGCAAAGCCCCGGGGAAAACCCCCAACCTGGACTCGGTCTCGGTGGACCTGACCGCCGCCGCCCGGGCTGGCAAGCTGGACCCGGTGGTAGGCCGCGTCAAAGAGATTGAGCGGGTCATCCAGATTTTATCCCGCCGCACCAAGAATAATCCCGCCCTAATCGGAGAACCGGGCGTCGGCAAGACGGCTATCGTCGAAGGGCTGGCGCACCGCATCGTCGCCTCGGACGTGCCTGAGACGCTGGAAGGCAAACGGCTGGTGTCGCTGGACATCGCTTCGCTGGTCGCCGGCACCAAATACAGGGGTGAATTCGAAGAGAGGCTGAAAAAGATCATCGAGGAGCTCCGCTCCGTCGGCAATATCATAATTTTCATTGATGAGTTCCACACCATGGTCGGCGCCGGCGCCGCCGAGGGCGCGGTGGACGCGGCCAATATCCTGAAGCCGTCGCTGGCCCGCGGCGAGATCCAGGTCATCGGCGCTACCACCCTAGATGATTACCGCAAGCATGTCGAACGCGACGCCGCCCTGGAACGCCGCTTCCAGCCGGTGCTCGTCGAAGAACCGTCGCTCGAGGACACCATAGAAATCCTGCGCGGCATCAGAAGCCGCTACGAGGAGCACCACCGCTTGGAGATTACCGACGACGCCTTGCAGGCGGCGGCCAACCTCTCGGCGCGCTATATTTCCGACCGCTTCATGCCGGACAAGGCCATCGACATCATTGACGAGGCCGCCTCGCGCGTCCGGATCCGCCACCGCACCAAGCCCATGCCTCTTAAGGACCTCAAGAAGGCCGAAGACTCCTACCGCCGCGATAAAGAGGCGGCGCTGGCCACCCAGCAGTACGACTACGCCGCCGAACTGCGCGAACGCGAATACCAGATCGCCGAAAAGCGCCGCAAGATGGAAGAGGAGTGGCAGCAGGAGCAGGGCGCCACCAAGCCCAAGGTCAGCAAAGAGGACATCGCAGACGTTGTCTCGATGTGGACCGGCGTGCCTCTGCTGCAGCTCACCGGCGACGAGACCGAGCGGCTGCTCCATATGGAAGAAGCCCTCCATCAGCGCATCGTCGGCCAGGACGAGGCTATTGTCACCATCGCAAAAGCCGTCAGGCGCGCCCGGGCCGGACTCAAGGATCCGCGGCGCCCCATCGGCAATTTCGTGTTCCTCGGCCCTACCGGCGTCGGTAAAACCGAGCTGGCCAGAGCCCTCGCCCAGTTCATGTTTGGCTCTGAGGACAATTTGATCCGCATCGACATGTCGGAATTCATGGAAAAATTCGCCGTGTCCCGCCTGGTCGGCGCCCCGCCCGGCTATGTCGGTTTCGAGGAAGGCGGTCAGCTGACCGAAGCAGTACGACGCAAGGGCTACTCTCTGGTGCTGCTCGATGAAATCGAGAAGGCACATCCCGACGTGTTCAATATCCTGCTGCAGATTTTCGACGACGGCCACCTGACCGACGCCAAAGGCCGCCGCGTGGACTTCAGGAACACTATCATCATCATGACCAGTAACATCGGCGCCGATCTCATCAGGAAAGGCACTGGGGCCATCGGCTTTACCACCACTTCGGACGCCGCCAAAGCCGTAGATATCGGCTACGAACGGATGAAGGACAAGCTGCTGGCTGAGGTCAAGAAGAGTTTCCGGCCGGAGTTCTTGAACCGCATTGACTCGACAGTGGTCTTCCACTCCCTGACCCGCGACGAGATCCGGAAGATCGTCGACCTGCAGCTCGTCTCGGTAACCAAACAGCTCAAGGAAAAGGGCATCGCCATCGAGATTACCGAACCGGCCAAAGACGTCCTGGGCAAGAAGGGCTACGACGAGGTTTACGGCGCCCGCCCGCTGCGGCGCGTCATCCAGAACCTCATTGAGGACCGGCTGTCCGAGGACCTGCTGCGCGGCGTCTTCGCCTCCGGCGACACCATCACCATCGACGCCGCCGGCGAAGCTGAGGAACTGGCCTTCAGCGTCCGCCACCCGGAACTGCCGCCCCCGGCCGTTGAGGAGCAGCCAGCGCTGGCCGCCGGCGGCAACGGCGTTTAA